ggagggagggagaagatggCACAGGTGTGCTGCAGGCCACCCGCAGGCAATCCCCGGCTGTGTCTGTCCACTGGGGTGCCTGGTGGCCTCTGGCTCTCTGCTCCAGGGTGCTGAGTCAGTTTGGGGAGGAGCTTGGAGCTGAGACTTCAACCTCTGGGTCCAGAAGGGCCCATCCCACCCCTGCTGGGGTTTAAGTCCTGCTAATCCACATGTAACTGGGGGATCAGTGGAGGTTTATAAACAAGggtgttaattaaaaaaacaaaaacgtatttatttgaatgtcagaattacagagacagagagaaagaagccagTAAGGAAGGAGAGGTGTGTTCTGCTTGGCTACATTCACTCTGAGTGACCACACCAGCCAAGTGTGAAGgcacaaaccaggagcttcactgagCTTCCATGTGGGTCTGTCCATCACGCTGTGTTGCTAACTCCTGACAACTTGGCTCTGAGTGCCTGGAGGTGTGGCAAGAGTACATTTTGTGTCCTCACAGTGGTGTGGGCTAGCCAGATGGCCCCAAGTTGGCTCATTTCAAGAGCAAGACCTGGGCACTCGTGCGCTGCCAAAATGTGCAGATTCTGGTCCCAGTCTGAGGAGGGTAAACCCCAGCCAGCCTCAGAAGATCACTGGGCCTTCCTCATGGACCCCTGAGCCCAGGCTGGTGTATTGGGGACCCTTAATGAAACGAGTGATTCTACTAAGGGCCTATTCCCAACTTCAGAATCCATGGTTTGGGACAAAAACCATTACAAGGCAGTTCAACCTCCAAGCTGTGCTTCTTGCCCTCTGTCTGGTCCTGTCTCGGGGTCCTCAGGCTGTTAACCCGGACTGCTTCCCTGAGGTATTTGGGAAGCCCCCTCTGCAGTAACACAGCTGCAAGAAGGACTATGGCTCTAAGGTCTGGACAGATGAACGTGTCGATCCTAAAAGCAGGGCCCAGGTTTCTCATTGCAAGTGGAGATGGTGGTATCATGTTCCCAGAGAAGGAAATCTCACCCCAACAACACCCTGTTCTTTTGAGGCAGcccctgtacacacacacttTATTATGGGCATGGTCAAAGAGGAAAGTCTTGGGGAGTTGGGGGCTCAGCGGTCACTAGGCAGGGCAGGCACACTGGCCAGGGCAGGTAGCAGGTGTGCGTATATGTCGATACCACGGAGGAACACGGCCTCGTGCAGCCGCTCATCATGGTCATGTAGCAGCACCGGGGTGTGGTTCATAGGGGAGAAGCCCAGAGCCGGGATGCCTGCCTGCAGGGGTGAAGAGGAGTGTCAGGAGGgccagcctgctgctgctgctgcacccaggGGCCACCTCCCCAGGGACTCACTGCTCGGATACAGCGGTTGTCAGTGAATCCTGGGAGGATTTCTGGCTCCAGAGTTAGGTTCCTAGAGTTTCAGGGAATATCATGGAAGAAGGGACAGAAAGTGGGCAAGGGGAGACGTGGAGGTGCAAAGGGAAGTGGGAGAAGAAGGAGTGGGGTTGGAAGCTGGAGTCCAGGCTCACATGTCCTTGCAGGCCCCGCTGAAAGCAGCCCACCAGGGGTCTGAGTCATCAGTGGGTGTCACTGGGGCCCCCATCCACTTCTAGGGGAGGAGAAGGACAGACAGCAGGATCAGGACAGGGCCCTGGGCACATCTACACCGACCCCTTTTCCAAGGCAGATGCCCACTCTGGCTACAGGCCTTCCTTCAGATCCTAGCCGTAGGGCCCCAGCTGGGCCACCCTGGTGACAGCAGGTTCCCAGAGTATGAGACTGCCCTCCCAGCCACCCATGTCCATGGAATAGCAAAGCAAGAATGGGCTCCATAAGGTTCCCGAGGGCATCGCAGTCCCTCATTTCATTGCAACAGGGGCCCCTGGCACGCACAGCAGACTCCACAACTAACACTAACACTTCTAACACTAATACTTCTCACACTAACACTTCTCACACTAATACCTCCACAACAAAAACTAACACTAGGCAGGTAAAGAAGGCTAACTTTATAGTGCCAGGCACACATTGTGCCTGGCTCTCCCCTCACACACCCGCCATATACCACCATCCCAGGGCCCACGGTGATACCTGAATAAACTCGAAGGTGACACCCTCGCCAGCTGCCTGGCACcaggcctgcagctgctgctcgaAGGCCTGAGGAAGAGGAGATGAGCTGACACCCCTTAGGCTTCCCTCCCAAGCAACCCCGGGTAGGGGGTTGGCACCCAGGGCCCCAGGCTCCAACCTCCACACCAGAGTGCAGGCTGTACCTTCATGTCCACATCTGGGGCCACTCGGATGTCAAAGCTGGCGctcatggtggcagggaccacgTTGAAGGCCACGCCGCCCTCAAGCTTGGTCAGGTTCACGGAAGTCACTGCCCCCTCCTTCAAATGGGGGTTGGACTGCAGCCTGAGGCACGGTGGGGAACAGCAGGTCACACAGGGCAGCccggcctcctcttcctcctcggtTGCACTGCCCCCCCTGGAGCCACCATGTGCCAGGTGGTCTCGTTCTcacctctgcttttccttctcccgGAAGGCCAGGATGGAGCCCACAACCTTGTGCTAGGAGACCATGGGGTTAGACACTGAGGGGTCCAGGGTTCAGCCCTCCCAGGCTCCCTCTGCAGCTGTCACATACCAGCTTCTCGGCCGCGGTGTCCTCAATGAAGCGTGAGCCGTGGCCTGGCCTTCCGGTGCTGGTGACCCGCACCCCTGCAGAGCAGCCCAAGTTGGAGGAAagggtgaggggaggaggaggcttTTGGCATGGGAGGGGCTGTCAGCTCTGAGCAGCCAGTGTCCAGGCCTGCCTCCCATGCCAAACTCGGCTGGCAGGACCCTGTTGGCCTCTGAGCCTTCAGGGTAGAACCCATTTCTTGCCCCCACCCTGGAGCAGCCCAGGAAGAAGATACCCACTTAGGAAGGGACTGAGAGGCCAGGCCCTGGGTTTGAGGCCTTCCTGGGCCTTATTTGAGAGTTAGGCCCCTCCCTCAGTATGTACTCACACCAGGGACTCCTCTCGCTGTAAAAGACTTTGAATGCATCAGTGGGATTCGCCATGCCTAAGGAGTAGTGGGTGCAGCAGGGCTTCAGAACAGGCGGTGGCCCAGCCCAGTCACACAGCCCTGGGCCTCGCTCTCCCCCAACAGCCGGGCAGCTCAGCGGGCACCAGCAGTCTGCTCACCTTCGTCCAGGGCAAAGCCAGCCCTCAGGGCCTGGAACTCAGGCCGTTGCACAAACAACTTCATGCCTTTGTGACTTCCGATCTCCTCGTCTGTTAAGCGTGACGGGAACTAGATGAGAGGGCTGCCCCCAACACAGTTCCCCTTTCCAGTGTGTCCCAGCCAGAGCCTTCTTACCGGGCACAAAGGTCATGTGAATGGTCCTGGGGAAGCGGTGACCCTCAGCCTTCAGCCTCCTCACGGCCTCCAGGTACCTGAGGGGACACAAGCCATCTGCTGGAGCAGAGCCACGGAGGTGGCAGCTCTGGGTCCTGGATCAACAGACTCTGGACCTCTAGGGACCtcaattttccttctttccttttttttttttaaagatttatttttattacaaagtcagatatacagagaggaggaaagacagagaggaagatcttccatccgatgattcactccccaagtttgcGCAATGGAattgccggtgctgtgccaatccaatgctggaaaccaggaacctcctccaggtctcccacacaggtgcagggtcccagggctttgggccatctttgacggctttcccaggccacaagcagggagctggatgggaagtggagctgctgggattagaaccgtcgcccatatgggatcccgggggtctcaagacaaggactttagccgctaggccacgccgctgggcatGGGACCTCAATTATCCTATCAAGACAATGGGTATGTCCTGCCCTAGGGACGGTGTCAAGAAGTCCCTTGCATGGGGGACGTCTGGCACAGCATGTGACACCACGTGTTCccctgcatcccttatcagagtgccagggttctggtcccagctctgctttccatcagcttcctgctaatgcacaccctcaAGGCAGCGGGCTGTGGCTGaatacttggatctctgccatcctATGGGGAaaactcagactgagttcctggctcctgagtttggcctggctCGGGCCCAAGTATGGCCGTggctgtggccatatgggaatgaaccagcatatagatggctgatctctctgcctttcaaataaaagaagatGAATGAATTCATTGCAAAAGGAAAGAGATATCCCTTGTCCTTGAGCATGTCCCCGTACAGCCCAGGTCTGGAGGTCCATGTGCTGGGCTTGGGGGTGGGCACCGTGAGGGACAAGAGTGGAGGACACTCACTGGATGCTGACACACTTCATGTCCTGGGCGCCCCTGGCATAGATGTAGCCCTCACGGTCCTTGAAGGCCTCAAAGGGGTCGTGACTCCAGTGTTCCTTTTGCAGGGATGGGAAGAGAGGTCCATGGTGAGGTTGGTTGGAGTGACAGGTGGGGTAGTGAGGGGACAGAGGAGGCAACCGAttgccacccccacctccacgtCCAGAACCAAGCCTGATCTGGCACAGATGAGGGCTGCTTGGGTGCAGTGCTGGCCTCACCACCATGCGCTCCCTGGGTCCCAGGCCTGTGCTGTGCCCCAGGCTGTACATACCTCGAATACTGGCACCACATCGGTGTGGGAGTTGAGCAAGACAGATGAGAGGGCAGGGTTGGTGCCCAACCAGGTCAGCACAGTCACCACATAGCCAGGTGCCACCTGGTAATAAGGGTTGGGTGGGGGGGAACAGCGCAGGGTGACCTCCCGCTCTGTAGGCCCACCTTCCCCCAACGTGTGAGGCCCGGGCTCACCTCCACCTTCTgacagcccaggcccagctggcgTGCCTGCTCCTCCAGGAAGGCCACGGCAGCCCCTGGAGACACAGAATCCTGGGACCACCTACCCCTggctcccacccacccacaccgCTCACCCTGAGAGGAAGTGGACCTCCCCGGTCCTCCCCAACCTCCCTCAGAGGCACCTGTATTtctgccccccagccccccaggAACAAAGGGACTCTTTGCCAAAAGCCTGGGAAAATGCAGAATTGCTATGGCCCTTTCAGGTGGGGAAGCCACGGCATTGGAGAGCTACAGAAAAGAGGGTTCACGCAGAGCCCCTGGGCTGCCAACCCAGAGCAGGAGCCACATCCACAATCCCTGGGTGTCCCTCTTCATTCCCTCGGAGCCAGGTTCTGGTCTTAGCGCCAGGAGGCTCTGGTGGGTCCCTCTACCTCCACTAGGTGCCAGGAATGAAGTTGGGAGCAGTGTAGCCTTTGGAGCAGGGTGCACCTCCTGGGCTCCTCAGGTGCTGCCTCAGTTTGCAGACCTCAAGAGTGGCTGTTGGAGTTGTGGAGCCActtgggagctggaactgggcgcAGCTGGGTGACGTGGGCACAGCGCCCACCCGAGACCCCACCTTAggccctcctcccacctccaAGCTCCTCGTGCTCACCATAGTCGGGTTTGGGATGGACCGTGCGGATGCGCAGGTACTGGCGGAAGAGTGTCACGGAGGGGTGCTCGCTCTCTGCACCCTTGCTGGTCATGGTGCTGCACGCAGGGATGTGCAGGCAACACCACTCTGTCCTGGACCACCACCTGCACACAGCGCCCCCACTTGGAAGAGGTCACCTGGTTTCTCCCCATAATTCCCACTCCATGTTAGGGACTGTGTTGTGCTCTAAAAACTCTTCCTTCCTGAACCCACCCCAGGGTTCCAATTTTCTGTGTGCCCCAGAATGCCCACTACATGGAGGAaaaaagctgaggctcagagaggtacCAGAGCAGCTGTGAAAGTTTTCATACACAaaccttcccttctcccctctgccTCATCCACCCACCCCAATTTCTCCAGTGGGGGCACTTTTGACCTTGCTTTCCTGGCCTGGAGCTTCGTTCACCTCTCCAGTGACGGGACCGGACTGTGACCAAGACTTCAGGGTCCTGAGAGGTCAGAAGCTCAGGCCCGCCCCGGCCCGCCCACCACGTGGCTGGAGCGCAGTGGGGTGTTGGGATCCCGGGGACCTGAGGTGGGCAGGAAGGGCCCGGTTGTCCTTGCTCTGGGCCTCCAGTCCCGCCCCTTCAGTCTCCCGCCTTCAGCCCCTTCCAGGCCTCAGCTGCTCTGGACTGTTCCAGTGTCTTGTGTGGGAGTGACTGGACGGGTCTGTCGGCCCCACGCTGTGCGCTCCAGGAGGGcggcccagggcagggagcaagAGCCAAGTAGGAGGGTAAATAAAGAGGTGGGAGCCGGTTGGGAGCGCGCCATGGTGAGGGCCGAGCTTTCGGGGCAGGTGGTGGGCTGGCTGTATGCCACCAGTGGGTGGAACCGAGGGCCACGGCAGTCCCAGGAGGCTTGAGCGAGAGAGACGGGAGACCCGCACTCGTGGCTGACCGTGTGGCCACCTCCCTTGCTCTTCTGCacccctggggagggagggagaagatggCACAGGTGTGCTGCAGGCCACCCGCAGGCAATCCCCGGCTGTGTCTGTCCACTGGGGTGCCTGGTGGCCTCTGGCTCTCTGCTCCAGGGTGCTGAGTCAGTTTGGGGAGGAGCTTGGAGCTGAGACTTCAACCTCTGGGTCCAGAAGGGCCCATCCCACCCCTGCTGGGGTTTAAGTCCTGCTAATCCACATGTAACTGGGGGATCAGGCTTGGAGGTTTATCAACTacactgttaattttttttttttttttttttggtaaagattcatttatttgaatgtcatagGTACAGCGGGGGAGAAAGCCAATAAGAGGGGTGGGCCAGTGTCATTGTCTCCTGGTTTCACTCAGTAAGTGGTCACACCAGTCAAGACTGAAGGCAGAAGTTTCATTCGGGCCTTTCATATGGGTAGCTGCggaccaagcacttaggccactctctgctgccttccctaggtCATCAGCAGCGTGTTAGATcaaaagtgtagcagccaggacacccatGGGCACCCAGACAGAATGTAGACGTCACTgataatatcctgcttgctgctaCTGCAACACTGGCTCCCTAGTAGGCTGTTACTTTTTCAACCCTGTTCTGCCTCTGTACTTCAACATCTGTATTCCTAATCTGCCAGCTGTCTAtattctcccacccatcccacgtGTCCTATGTTAGCAGCCAtctgccaccccaccccctcaaCCCTTGCCCAAACTCCTGTACCAAGTGTgttcccaggtgcttcactttCGCTTTCAAGCCTGCAACCACCCTCCCAGCATCCATTATTATTAAGCATATCATTTAGGTGAGGAAGCAATGTGACAGTAGGGACATCAGCTAGGAAATGTTGCAATCTTAGCCTCTCCCAAAACATGCCAGGAAATGGAACTTGTCTCTTGCCAGGAAAGGCAAACAGACTTAAAACAAATTGAgtgtgtaaaataaaaattgaagatcCTGGTTGGATCTCGGCCTCTGCTTTTGTCCTCCAATCCCAGGGGGCTCCTTCCCTGGTGAAGTGGAGGTGGTAGTCCAGCCCCCTTCAAGTTCAGGCCAGACCTGGGGGCCCCGGATAGTAGTTGATTTCATGGCAGGCGGTCAAGGAAGGCCAGGAGGACGAGGTGAAAGTCTTGCGGCTTGTGGAGGTAGCAGGCGTGGCCTGCACCACGCAAGGTCACCACGGAGTGGTTGGGCAGGTGGCGCAGCTGCTGTAGTGACTGTTGAGCCAGGCCGTGGTCCAGTTCCCCATAGAGGATGAGTGTTGGGGTCTGAGGGCAAGTGAAGGGACCATGACCTAGAGCCTGTAGGGATCTGAGCCTTGTTTACCCCCACCCGGCAGGGAAGGCTTGAGCTCTCCTCACTCCCACCAACATAAGCTCCAGATGGGGTACCTTCACGGCCTGGAACTGCTCCAGAGTGTAGCTCTGGGTGGAAGTGGGTGCGATGGGCACAAATCCACGCAGCTGGTGCTGGCCCCGCATCAGGAAGGGCAGGGCGTACTGGCCACTTAGCGAGGGGCTCACCAACACGGCATTCTGCACCTCCAGGTCCCGCAGCACCTGCTCCAGCAGCTCTGCCCGCCCCACCTCTGTGCTGGCCTCCTTCCAAGGTGCTGAGTTCCCAAAACCTAAGAAGGACAGTAAGCCCTAGCTGATGGGGGCTTAGGCAGGAACCCAGGGCTCCCTGCCTACTGCAGTGGGGAAATGAGATGGGTACCAGGAGTGTGGCGGTGTGgaaagttaagctgccatctgcaatgctggcatcccatatgggagtgctgtagtctgagtcctggctattctacttccagtagctccctgctaatgcaccttcagaggcagcagaagatggccctagtacCTGGGCCCTgaatcccatgtgggaaatctggatggagcacccagttcctggttttggcatggcttagctctggctgttgtaggaattTGGAATGTGAACTAGCAGTTGCAGGATTTCTGTCTTCCTATatcactgaatttcaaataagcaaaccttGAAAGAGAGGTGAGAACAAGTGTGGTATGTCACATGCCACTCCCATTTCCTAGATGCCATagatatgtttatgtatatatattttttgtaataGGCTTGCTAGATGTATTTTCACATGTAACTTGACAGAAGCATAAATCCATACAGGTCTTTTGGAGGTGAGGCAGTATTTGGCAAAATCTAGGGGTTAGTgcaatggttcaacaggctaatcctccacctgtaatgtGAGTATcttatatgagtgctggttctagtcttggctgctccatttctgctccggCTTCCTGCGTATgactggagaaagcagcagaagatggctgaagtccttgggtcccagcacccatgtgagagacccagaagaagcttcagacctctggcttcggattagctcagattcagctgatgtggccatttggggagtgaactagcagatgggagatctctgtttttccttcattttatttttcaagtaaaaaaatatatatatatatatatatatattttaaatcttaaGATGTGTGTCTGAGTCATCATTAGCTCAGTAgctacccaagagaaatgaacacCCACATTCTTGCAGACGCATTTCCGGAGATGCAGCTAGGTTACCTTAGGTTactgagcctgcctttctttctttttcttcttcttctattttttttgtattttattttattttatttttttaaaagatttattttttttattacaaagtcagatatacagagaggaggagagacagagaggaaaatcttccgtctgatgattcactccccaagtgagctgcaacggccaatactgcaccaatccgaagctgggaaccaggaacctcttccaggtctccaacacaggtgcaggatcccaaggcattgggccatcctcgactgctttcccaggccacaaacagggagctggatgggaagtggagctgctgggattagaactgtcgcccatatgggatcccggggcgttcaaggtgaggactttagccactaggccacagcgctgggcctgaGACAGAGAGTTtcaatgtgctggttcacttcccaaatggccacaatggctgaagctgggctaggtctaagctaggagccaagaactctacctgggtggcagggcccacaggtacttgggccattttctgctcttttcccaggcatactagcagggagctgatggttctgaagtggagcagctgagatttgaaccagttCTCCAATATGGGAATGTCAGCACTTCAAAGGatagcttaacacactgtacaTCACTCCcccatcttatttttttaaatagtcttttaaatatgcttttaaatagTCAAGCATCTCAATTGACACTAAAAGCCATAGTAATAGAGATGGCCAAATAACACCCCATCCATCCCTCCTGTACCACACACTGCAGGTCTGACAACACAGTAGGAGTGTTGCAGGCACTGGCTCTTAACAGGGCGCGCAGGTGGGAAACCAGGCTGCGGATGGACTTTCCAACAAGGCACCAGTCACATGTACATGGCAGCACTTGTGCTGTGTGTTTTGTGTATCTGTGTGGTAGGgcccaggacaagaactggcaccccaaAGTTGCCTCAGAGAGGGAGAGCAACATGGGGCTGGTCCTTCAGGGCTGGGTTGCGTCTTGCTTTACTGACAAGAATGACAGCGCAAACCATTGTTACCATGCAATGAACCTCAAGCTCCGTGGTTTGTCATTGAAGGCATAGCGATCTCCCATGCGCTCGCTGGCAAAATGAGGCATGTTGGCGCTGCTACATGACACAAATTTCACACTGGAATTGCCAAGGCAGAAATTAAACTCAAGACTTTTTTGAGGTGCTACATCTGctacacctgctgcctcttgctTCTTTTagttggggtgggggcagcaggggacAGATTGGGCTGTTGAGGGGTGGACGTGTGCAGAATGCTCACCAGGAAGGTCGATGGCCACGGCCCGATAGCCCTTTTGTGACAACAGCTGAAGGGTGCCCAGCTGCTCCCACGTGTGTGACTTGAAGGCCTTGCCATGGAGCAGCACCACATCCACCCTGCAGGCACACAGGGCAGGGTGTGTCCTGGGGGCTGCCAGGTAGTCCCCCGTTTTCCTAGACTGCCCCCGCTGTCCTCCCAGGCTCTGAGCATGCTGTGTTGAGTGAGGACTACCTTCTGCACACAGGGTCCCCTCTAGACCTCCAGAGAGTTAGCACCCACCTTCGTGTTCGATGGAGGGGGCGTGCCTCACGGTAGAAGATGGGGGGGTTGCCATGGGTGAAGGCAGCCAGGATGGTGACATTGGGCTGTCTCCAGAACCAAGAGGTCTGCCCAGGGGGGCCTGGCAGTCCTCCATACAGGAGCAGCATgagcagcagccccagggccAGCAAGACTCCCAGAGGCCAGCGCATGGAAATCTGTGCCACAGCCTGCAAGAAGACGGGAGAACGAATAGACTGGGGCTGCGCTCACACAGTGTCCTCTGGGCTGCATCCCCACATGCCATCCAGAAGGCCCCAGCTGAGGAAGAACCCCAGCCCCAACCCTTCCCCCACTCCAGGCAAATGTGCTGGGATTGACAGCCAACGCTTATACCTGCCAAGGCAAAGGCTCAGATGCCCTGCACATGAGGACGTGTGTCTGAGCATGCTCAGTGACCATGGTCACCAGTGTGCAGGGGAACTTCCAGCCCTGTGCTTGATACTTGGCATGCAAGAGTTCCTCGGTCCCCCAGGAATACCTGGGAGCAGGGGGGATTACAGGTctttgaggaaactgaggcccaggtaCTTAACTTTTCTTGCCCAAAATGCAGTGCTGCCAATAGGGAAACTGGGATTTGACCTCAGGGCTAGGCTCCTAAGGGCCAGGACACACTTGGTGACACTGTGGGTATTGACAGGGGATAGATGAGCTGCTGGAGCCTTGCATGCAGAGAGAGTCATGAGGGCTGTTCAAGGaatacactcacacatacaggGGCCTCTCACGGGGTATGTTTGGATGGACTTCCTATTGTCACACTTTCATGTCAGACTGAGGGTTCGATCACGTTTTATAGTTGATGGGAAGGGTGAAAGGTATAGCCCACTGGGAATGCCCATAATTCCCACAATGCTAAGGCATGAATGGAACGAGGCCAGTGAAGGGCATGGCACACATACAGACAGGAAGGGCAGCATGCAGGCAGGAAGATATGGATTaccacttcccccacatgcaCACAGCTCAGTCCCATGAGTTCTTCCAGTTCAAGGCCTTTGCCAGACCGAAGGGCAGATTGCAAGACCCAGGATCTAAGGGGGTATCATTTTGGCATAGtgacttaagctgctgcctgagatgccagtatcccatatgggcaccggttcaagtcctggctgctccacttctgatccagctccctgcaaatggcttaggagagcagtggaagatggcacaagtgtttggttCCTTGCATCCCAGGTGAAGCTCTTGGTtgctgggttcagcctggcccagctctggctgctgcacccacttggaacgtgaactaacagatgaaaaaaatctcttcctcactctttctctccctctccctgcaactcttccttccaaataaagcttttaaaaaaaaagcctcaaacAGGACAGTGAGCCCTGGCTTTAAGACCTgtcctggggcctggcggcgtggcctagcggctaaagtcctcgccttgaacgccctgggatcccatatgggcgccggttctaatcccggcagctccacttcccatccagctccctgcttgtggcctgggaaagcagtcgaggacggcccagtgcattgggaccctgcacctgtgtgggagacctggaagaagttcctggttcccggcttcggatcagcgcgcaccggcccattgcggctcacttggggagtgaatcatcggacggaagattttcctctctgtctctcctcctctgtgtatatctgactttgtaataaatcacACTGCCCTCTCAGGCCTTTTGTGATACATGTAAATAACACAGTGCTCTTCATCCAGGGCCAGCCTTGTTGTCATTTCCAGGACCTGCACGCTGCTGTCTTGTTCCAGGATTCCTGTCAACTCTTCTTTACGCCAAGCCAGCTTAGCACACACTCAGCAGCTGGATTCCACCCCTCCTGGAAGTTTTGGGGCTGTTTCCTGAAGCCCTCAGCCCCAGGCTCTGGGGACAAGGCAGTGTGTGGGTACTGGCAGCACCCTTGGGTGCTGATGGAACAGCAGGaaccagggagaggaagagaaccctcctttctggttcctgactgctCACAGCCCCAGGGGCAGGAAGCATGTCCAGATTCCCACAAGGTGGAGCTTTGGTGCTTCACCTCTCTTTGTAGCCTTTGGGGAGGTGGCAGGGTGGACCCCAGCCTTctcccagagggagctgcagggcTTTGGTTGTCATGTGGACACCCAGGGTGTGACCATCCTAGCCAACTATAGGGAACCTGTAGCTGATGCCAGGGTCTGCTCTATCTACACaagtg
This Ochotona princeps isolate mOchPri1 chromosome 21, mOchPri1.hap1, whole genome shotgun sequence DNA region includes the following protein-coding sequences:
- the LOC131482907 gene encoding aminoacylase-1-like; translation: MTSKGAESEHPSVTLFRQYLRIRTVHPKPDYGAAVAFLEEQARQLGLGCQKVEVAPGYVVTVLTWLGTNPALSSVLLNSHTDVVPVFEEHWSHDPFEAFKDREGYIYARGAQDMKCVSIQYLEAVRRLKAEGHRFPRTIHMTFVPDEEIGSHKGMKLFVQRPEFQALRAGFALDEGMANPTDAFKVFYSERSPWWVRVTSTGRPGHGSRFIEDTAAEKLHKVVGSILAFREKEKQRLQSNPHLKEGAVTSVNLTKLEGGVAFNVVPATMSASFDIRVAPDVDMKAFEQQLQAWCQAAGEGVTFEFIQKWMGAPVTPTDDSDPWWAAFSGACKDMNLTLEPEILPGFTDNRCIRAAGIPALGFSPMNHTPVLLHDHDERLHEAVFLRGIDIYAHLLPALASVPALPSDR
- the ABHD14A gene encoding protein ABHD14A, with protein sequence MRWPLGVLLALGLLLMLLLYGGLPGPPGQTSWFWRQPNVTILAAFTHGNPPIFYREARPLHRTRRVDVVLLHGKAFKSHTWEQLGTLQLLSQKGYRAVAIDLPGFGNSAPWKEASTEVGRAELLEQVLRDLEVQNAVLVSPSLSGQYALPFLMRGQHQLRGFVPIAPTSTQSYTLEQFQAVKTPTLILYGELDHGLAQQSLQQLRHLPNHSVVTLRGAGHACYLHKPQDFHLVLLAFLDRLP